The Leptospira mtsangambouensis sequence ATGGCAGTGATTTTTGTCAGAAAATTTCGTAAGAAGGAGTGGGTGAACATACGAATTTAATAGAACGAGGGGAAAATGAAACGAACAGAAGTAGAACGACAGGCCATACAAAATTTTTTAAAGTCTGTGGATTTGTTCAAAAAACTTCCCCCTGCAGTTCTCTTAAGACTGGCAAACAATGTCCAAGAAAAATTAATCCGAAGCCACGAGGCTCTCTATTATAAAGGAGAGTCTTCGGAATCGATTTACATTGTCAGATACGGTGAAATCCTTCTTGAGAATGTTGCTGGCCAAAGTCATGTTTATGTAGGTTCTGGCCAAGTATTGGCAGAGAACTCACTCATCTCTAGTTCTAACCACTCTACGTCTGCCATTGCTGTCATCGATTCCCTTGTTTATGTTTTGAATGGAAAACTTTTTTTACAATTAGCATCCCAAGAGAAGGTTTTTGCACAAAACATCATTCAAATGATGGGCTCGCGGATGCGAGAAAATTTAGACCGTTCTAGCCATAAAGATACATTTCCCGGCTTGCGAAGGTTATGTGTTCATGTTCCTTTAGAACCTGAATATCATTTTGGTGAAAAAGTAAAATCCTTCTTAGACGAGTATGGTGAGGTAACCAAAAAATTATCATCTGCCATTCCCATTTCTACTTTTAAGGGAATGGACCCAACAAAAATTTCTGAGTATCTAACCAACCTGAGAAGTAAAACCCCCTTACTTCATATTTATTTTGATGAATCCACTTCCAGAGTGGATTTACATTATCTTGTAGTACAATCTGACTTCATTGTGTTTTGGGAAGATGAACCAGAAAAGTTTTATAAAGAAAAAGAAGAGATCATCAATTTTTGGAAAACAAGAATCAGAAACTTTGAAGGCCGTGCCATTCGTATGATGGAAAGTGGCGTTCGTAAAAGTTACCTTCCCCAAGACCAATCACTCAAAACCTTTTATCAAAAAGATACGTTAGCTAGATACCTTGTGGCAAAAACGAGAGGTTTGGCGTTAGGTGGTGGTGGTGCAAGAGCCCTCGCACATGTTGGTTTGTTAAAAGTGTTACATAGAGAAGGAATTCATTTTGATTTTGTTTCTGGTGCATCGATGGGAGCTGTGATTGCGGCCTTGTATGCGAGAAAAAATTCACCTGAAGAAATTGAAGAGATGATTAAAAACTTCTTTGGTGGATTGGAAAGTGCATTTGATCCAACAATCCCGGTCGTTGCCTTTTTTAAAGGAAAACGAATGAAACGTATGTTAAAGAAAGGGTTTGGTGACCAAAGAATTGAAGAATTACCTCTCCCTTTTGCCACTTCCGCTGTAGATTTGCAAACAGGAAAAGAACATATCTTTGACCAAGGTCCCATTACAGAAGCTCTCACCAGTGCGATGAGTTTGCCTGGTGCTTTTCCTCCTTATAGACTCGGTGAAAAATTATTAGTGGATGGGGGAATGATCAATAACGTTCCCGAAAATCTCATTCGTTCTAAAGGTGCAGATGTGGTGATGGGAATCAACGTTTCTCCTTTGCAAGAAATTGTTCCGGTCAAACTCTTTGAAGACAGAAACACAACAGAAAAAGGATTCTTTCGTTATATTTGGGATACTTTAAAATACCCACCTATCTTACAGATTATGACAAGAACCATTACCTTGGAAGGAAGAGAGATCACTCGTCTCAAACGACCTAAAATGGATCTTTTTGTACATTTTCATTTGGAAGAATTCCAGTTATTTGATTTTGCTCGTTACCAAGAAATCATTGATAAAGGGGAACAGGAAGCAGAAGCAAACTTAGCAGAGATCAAACAATTGTTTTCTTAAGCACCGATAGACAAAAAAACTATTTTCAAATGATTCTGTGAATGGATTCGTTTTTTGAATCGTTTTGATTCGAAATGAATTGATTCATAAGATTTTTTGCTTTGGATTTCCCACCTAACGAAAATTAAAATTTCCGGTAAGTGGTTTGGATGTTTTAAAGTTTTCTTTGTTTTTACAAAGAAGAAAGGATTTCCTTTTTTTTGGCTTCAAACTCTTCTGCGTTGATGAGTCCTTGGTCGAGTAATCCTTTTAGTTTGGCAATCCGTGCGGCTGGGTCATTGGCAGCTGGAGCTGCACCACTTTGGCCTCCCCCTTGGTTCATCATATTGCCCATCATTTGGCCCATATTCATCCCCATTCCCATCCCCATCCCGGCACCCATCGCACCACCACCTTGGCCTTCGTTTTCTGCAGCGGCTTGTCCAATATCGAACATTTTCTTTTGTTGGTATTTATCGCCGAGCATATCGATTTCGAATTTATCGGTAATAATTTTTTGGATTCTTTGGTAGTTGGGATCGTTTTGGTCAAAGTTCACCGATGATACATTAAACTCTGTTAAGTCGATTCCATATTTTTCAAATTCAGGTGCTAGTTTGACTTTTCCTGCGGTGGAACTTTCATCTCTGAATTTATTAATCTCCACTACAGATGTGTTGTTATTTAAAATGACTTCCGAAATAAAATCACCGATCCCACGTACTATATTTGGTTTTAAAAATTCATCAATGGATTCGTTGGTAGTTCGATTTCCACCTTTCACTACATTCAGTAAAAAGGATCTTGCATCTTTGATTCTAAATTTATAATCACCAAAAGCACGGATGTTTAATACAATTTTGTATTTTGGATCTTCCAAAGGGATTGGAGTATTGGTTCCCCATTTCATCGCAAAGATGGCTTTGTTTACATAATATACTTCCGCAGTGAAAGGAGTTTTCCCACCAAACGGAAGATTGACGAGAGCTTCAAGGATGGGAATGTTTCCCGTTTTTAAAGTATGAGTTCCGGGACCAAAAGTATCCAATGCCTTTCCTTCTTTAAAAAAGATGGCTTCTTGACTTTCATCCACCACCAGTTGTCCTGCGGTACTGATTTCATCAGATGGATACTTCCAAACGAT is a genomic window containing:
- a CDS encoding SPFH domain-containing protein, whose product is MALIDRIKFEGSPNEIVWKYPSDEISTAGQLVVDESQEAIFFKEGKALDTFGPGTHTLKTGNIPILEALVNLPFGGKTPFTAEVYYVNKAIFAMKWGTNTPIPLEDPKYKIVLNIRAFGDYKFRIKDARSFLLNVVKGGNRTTNESIDEFLKPNIVRGIGDFISEVILNNNTSVVEINKFRDESSTAGKVKLAPEFEKYGIDLTEFNVSSVNFDQNDPNYQRIQKIITDKFEIDMLGDKYQQKKMFDIGQAAAENEGQGGGAMGAGMGMGMGMNMGQMMGNMMNQGGGQSGAAPAANDPAARIAKLKGLLDQGLINAEEFEAKKKEILSSL
- a CDS encoding patatin-like phospholipase family protein; amino-acid sequence: MKRTEVERQAIQNFLKSVDLFKKLPPAVLLRLANNVQEKLIRSHEALYYKGESSESIYIVRYGEILLENVAGQSHVYVGSGQVLAENSLISSSNHSTSAIAVIDSLVYVLNGKLFLQLASQEKVFAQNIIQMMGSRMRENLDRSSHKDTFPGLRRLCVHVPLEPEYHFGEKVKSFLDEYGEVTKKLSSAIPISTFKGMDPTKISEYLTNLRSKTPLLHIYFDESTSRVDLHYLVVQSDFIVFWEDEPEKFYKEKEEIINFWKTRIRNFEGRAIRMMESGVRKSYLPQDQSLKTFYQKDTLARYLVAKTRGLALGGGGARALAHVGLLKVLHREGIHFDFVSGASMGAVIAALYARKNSPEEIEEMIKNFFGGLESAFDPTIPVVAFFKGKRMKRMLKKGFGDQRIEELPLPFATSAVDLQTGKEHIFDQGPITEALTSAMSLPGAFPPYRLGEKLLVDGGMINNVPENLIRSKGADVVMGINVSPLQEIVPVKLFEDRNTTEKGFFRYIWDTLKYPPILQIMTRTITLEGREITRLKRPKMDLFVHFHLEEFQLFDFARYQEIIDKGEQEAEANLAEIKQLFS